The DNA sequence GAGGGGAGGACTAAACTAACATATCCCGATATATACACTGACAGATTATACTTGTATAGACTAGATCAGAAGCCGGAATCAGGACTAGGAAAGTACTTGTATAAAATAAAGGTCGATAAAAAGGCAATAAAATATTTATCACTATTTAATAAATATTTCTTCATTGTTCAGCATATATAATTTTGATGATTCCCCTCGCCTTCCCGCTCTGCTCATCCACCTCCACCACCACCCCGTTGAACCTCACATCCCCCTCGGCCACCTCAAACTTGGTGGGCAGTTGGGTCAAAAACTTCTCGATGATCGGCTCCTTCTCCATGCCAATCACGCTGTCGAACCCGCCGGTCATCCCGGCGTCGGTGATATAGGCCGTACCCTGGGGCAGCACCCGCTCGTCGGCGGTCATCACATGGGTGTGGGTGCCTATCACCGCGCTGGCCCGGCCATCCAGATACCAGCCCAGGGCGATCTTTTCTGATGTGGCCTCGGCATGCATATCCAAGATGATGATGTCGGTCTCTTTCTTCAGCTCGGCTATCACCTGGTCGGCTGTTCTGAACGGACAATCCACCGCCGGCATGAACACCCGGCCCAGCAGATTGAACACCCCGACCTTGCGCCCCTGCTTGTCTTGGTAGACCCCGAAACAGGTGCCCGGCACATCAGGCGGATAATTGGCCGGACGCAGCAGGCGCGGCTCTTTTTTCAGCCGGGGCAGAATGTCCCTCTTGTCCCATAGATGATTGCCGGAGGTGACCACGTCTATGCCCAGGGCGAACAGATTGTCCAGCACCGCCGGGGTCAGACCGAAACCGGCCGCGGCATTCTCCCCGTTGGCTATCACAAAGTCTATCTGATGCTCCTCGACCAGCCCGGGCAGAAGCTTCTCCACCGCCTGACGTCCCGGCCGCCCGATGATATCGCCGATAAAAAGAATTTTCATTTTCCCACTAATATTCCATCAATATGTCACCCTGAGAAATCCAACCTGCCCGGCAGGCTGAATGGGTGATTACGTCATCCTACGCCCAGCCACGTTTGTGTGTGCCCTCAGGATGACACTATTCTGTCACCCTGAGAAATCTGCATTGCCTGCCAAGTTGAACGGGTGACCTATACTCATCCTTCAACCTGTGTTGCCTCGTTGTGCCCACAGGATGACTTGATTCTGTCACCCTGAGAAATCTATTTTGCCAGTCAAGCTGAACGGGTGACCTATACTCATCCTTCAATCTGTTTTGCTTTGATGTGTCCTCAGGATGACAATTTCAAAAAGGTCAAGCTTATTTTGCGTACCCTATTCCCCGCGTTTCGCGGATGACCGTCACCTTGATCTGCCCGGGATACTGCAGGGACGACTCCACCTTGTGGGCGATCTCGTTGGCCATCTCGGTGGTCCGGCTGTCGCTGACATCCTCCGGGGTGACGATGATCCGGACCTCGCGCCCGGCCTGGATGGCGTAGGCCTTGCTGACCCCGCTGAACGAATAGGCCACCTCCTCCAGTTTCTCCAGCCGTTTGACGTAGGCCTCCAGCGATTCCCTTCTGGCGCCCGGCCGGGCACCGGAGATGGCATCGGCCGCCGCGATCAGCACCGAGATGGGCGAGATGAACTCGATATCCTCGTGGTGGGCGCCGACGGCGTTGATCACTATGGCCGACTCGCCGTAGCGCTTGGCGATGTCCATGCCGATCTGGCTGTGGGTGCCCTCGATGTTGTGGTCCACCGCCTTGCCGATGTCATGCAGCAGCCCGGCCCGCTTGGCCAGGGCCGAATCCAGCTCCAGCTCCCCGGCCATCATGCTGGCCAGAAAAGCCACTTCCTTGGAGTGCTGCAGGACGTTCTGGCCGTAGCTGGTGCGGAACTTCAGCCTTCCCAGAAGAAGCAGAAGTTCGGGATGCAGTCCTGGCACCCCCACCTCCAGGGCCAAAGACTCCCCGGCCTCCTTGATGCTGCGGTCTACATCCTTCTGGGCCTTCTCGATGACCTCCTCGATGCGGGCCGGCTGGATCCGCCCGTCGGACACCAATTTCTCCATGGCCATCCGGGCCACCTCCCGGCGCACCGGGTCGAAGGCCGAGATCACTATGGCCTCCGGGGTGTCGTCTATCAGCACCTCCACCCCGGTGGCGGCCTCGAAGGCCCGGATGTTGCGTCCCTCCCGGCCGATGATCCGGCCCTTCATCTCGTCGCTGGCCAGCGGCACAACGGAGACGGTGGTCTCGGCGGTGTGCTCCCCGGCGTAGCGCTGGACCGCCATGGAGATGATCTGGCGGGCCTCCTTCTCGGCGTTCTCCTTGGCCTCGTCGCGGATGACCTTCATCATCTGGGCGGACTCATGGCGCACCTGGGTCTCCAGGTTCTGCATCAGTATCTTCTTGGCCTCCTCCTGGGTCAGTCCGGCGATCTGCTCCAGCTTGTTATTCTGCTCGTCGATCAGGTTGGTCAGGCGCTCGTCCTTGGCCCGGACCACCCGTTCCTTGGCCACCAGCTCCCGCTCCCGGACCTCGACATCCTTCTCCTTGCGGTTGATGATGTCCACCTTGTGGTCGATCTGCTTTTCCTTCTCGGTTATCCGGTGCTCGTAATCCTTGATCTCCTGGCGGCGGCTCTGGGTCTCCTTTTCAAAAGTGGTCTTCAGCCGGTACGATTCCTCCTTGGCCTGCACCGCGGCCGCCTTCTTGTAGGTGGCCGCCTCGCGCTGGGCCTCGGCGATCACCTTCTCGGCCAGCTTCTCGGCCCCGGCCAGTTTGGCCTCGGAGATCTTCTGATGTATCAAATATCCCAAAAAGGACCCCAGTCCGGTGCCGGCCACGGCTATAATTATCCAGATCACTGTCATCATGTGTCTTTCCCTTCCTGTTTATATGTAAAAAGTGTCGTGTTAAAATGTTTTTACTTTTATCGTCATTCTGACCTCACCCTTCCCTCTCCTAATGCTTTAGGAG is a window from the Candidatus Edwardsbacteria bacterium genome containing:
- a CDS encoding TIGR00282 family metallophosphoesterase; translation: MKILFIGDIIGRPGRQAVEKLLPGLVEEHQIDFVIANGENAAAGFGLTPAVLDNLFALGIDVVTSGNHLWDKRDILPRLKKEPRLLRPANYPPDVPGTCFGVYQDKQGRKVGVFNLLGRVFMPAVDCPFRTADQVIAELKKETDIIILDMHAEATSEKIALGWYLDGRASAVIGTHTHVMTADERVLPQGTAYITDAGMTGGFDSVIGMEKEPIIEKFLTQLPTKFEVAEGDVRFNGVVVEVDEQSGKARGIIKIIYAEQ
- the rny gene encoding ribonuclease Y — protein: MMTVIWIIIAVAGTGLGSFLGYLIHQKISEAKLAGAEKLAEKVIAEAQREAATYKKAAAVQAKEESYRLKTTFEKETQSRRQEIKDYEHRITEKEKQIDHKVDIINRKEKDVEVRERELVAKERVVRAKDERLTNLIDEQNNKLEQIAGLTQEEAKKILMQNLETQVRHESAQMMKVIRDEAKENAEKEARQIISMAVQRYAGEHTAETTVSVVPLASDEMKGRIIGREGRNIRAFEAATGVEVLIDDTPEAIVISAFDPVRREVARMAMEKLVSDGRIQPARIEEVIEKAQKDVDRSIKEAGESLALEVGVPGLHPELLLLLGRLKFRTSYGQNVLQHSKEVAFLASMMAGELELDSALAKRAGLLHDIGKAVDHNIEGTHSQIGMDIAKRYGESAIVINAVGAHHEDIEFISPISVLIAAADAISGARPGARRESLEAYVKRLEKLEEVAYSFSGVSKAYAIQAGREVRIIVTPEDVSDSRTTEMANEIAHKVESSLQYPGQIKVTVIRETRGIGYAK